In Thermomonas carbonis, a single genomic region encodes these proteins:
- a CDS encoding phospholipase D-like domain-containing protein — protein sequence MAWTIAITALVTLLVVTLAMNFKTSEKTLERKIEHRYAVADPQFRREMGVLLGPGIIPGNRVGDLQNGDEIFPAMLEAIRGATTTITFETYIYWSGDIGAKFAEALAERARAGVKVKVMVDWVGSIKMEDDLLKRMQDAGVEIHKYRPLKWYNLGRLNNRTHRKLLVIDGRIGFTGGVGIADQWEGHAQDTDHWRDLHFRIEGPVVAQVQSAFNDNWIKTTGVVLNGADYFPPLEPVGAMDAHMFVASPAGGSESMHLMYLMAIAAAERSIDLEAAYFVPDPLMIQALQAARHRGVRVRVIVPGKHIDSETVRLASKAHWGELLLAGVEIHEYQPTMMHNKLLIVDGLMTSVGSTNFDIRSFRLNDEASLNVYDAEFAARMTEVFEADLKPTVLYTYQMWKDRPLRQKLAEKFILPIKSQL from the coding sequence TTGGACGATTGCCATTACCGCCCTCGTGACCCTGCTCGTGGTCACCTTGGCGATGAACTTCAAGACTTCTGAAAAGACCCTGGAGCGCAAGATCGAGCATCGCTATGCGGTGGCCGATCCGCAGTTCCGCCGCGAGATGGGCGTCCTGCTCGGCCCCGGCATCATCCCCGGCAACCGGGTCGGCGACTTGCAGAACGGCGACGAGATCTTCCCGGCGATGCTGGAGGCGATCCGCGGTGCGACCACGACGATCACCTTCGAGACTTACATCTACTGGTCCGGCGATATCGGTGCGAAGTTCGCCGAGGCGTTGGCCGAGCGCGCGCGCGCCGGGGTCAAGGTGAAGGTGATGGTCGACTGGGTCGGCAGCATCAAGATGGAGGACGACCTGCTGAAGCGGATGCAGGACGCGGGCGTGGAGATCCACAAGTACCGCCCGCTCAAGTGGTACAACCTCGGCCGCCTCAACAACCGCACCCATCGCAAGTTGCTGGTGATCGACGGGCGCATCGGTTTCACCGGTGGCGTCGGCATCGCCGACCAGTGGGAAGGCCATGCGCAGGACACCGACCACTGGCGCGACCTGCATTTCCGCATCGAAGGCCCGGTGGTGGCGCAGGTGCAGTCGGCATTCAACGACAACTGGATCAAGACCACCGGCGTGGTCCTCAACGGCGCGGACTATTTCCCGCCGCTGGAACCCGTCGGCGCGATGGACGCGCACATGTTCGTGGCCTCGCCCGCCGGCGGCAGCGAGAGCATGCACCTGATGTACCTGATGGCGATCGCCGCGGCCGAGCGCAGCATCGACCTGGAGGCCGCCTATTTCGTGCCCGATCCGCTGATGATCCAGGCCCTGCAGGCGGCACGCCATCGCGGCGTGCGCGTGCGCGTGATCGTGCCGGGCAAGCACATCGACTCGGAAACGGTGCGGCTGGCCTCCAAGGCGCACTGGGGCGAGTTGCTGCTGGCCGGCGTGGAAATCCACGAATACCAGCCGACGATGATGCACAACAAGTTGCTGATCGTGGATGGATTGATGACATCGGTGGGCTCGACCAATTTCGACATCCGTTCGTTCCGGCTCAACGACGAGGCCAGCCTCAATGTCTACGACGCCGAGTTCGCCGCGCGCATGACCGAGGTGTTCGAAGCGGACCTCAAGCCGACCGTGCTGTACACCTACCAGATGTGGAAAGATCGCCCGCTGCGGCAGAAACTGGCCGAGAAGTTCATCCTTCCGATCAAGTCCCAACTCTGA
- a CDS encoding mechanosensitive ion channel family protein: MPILDPDKLPTASSLGERFMQALEQVQDKLLHLVASIPLLLIALLIVLFASWLGGFASRHMRMVKRLSSSNPYMEGLLRSTVRTLIVLAGVVIALDLLNATSLVGAVLGSAGVIGLVLGFGFKDIAENYIAGVLLSLRKPFSPGDTVRIDSFEGKVVALTARATILMTADGNHLQLPNSVVFKSVLLNYSRNPKRRFDFETSVDNRASWHDAMDAGIAAIAAIEGVLADPPPGALIRTLSNDGAILQFSGWIDQRGNDLARTRSEAMRQVRNALRKIGIVPPESVQKVVLQRGETDEPHAHETARARDTSVDRALDAQVGNARRLEDGGDLLQPQPQPAALPP, translated from the coding sequence ATGCCGATCCTCGATCCCGACAAGCTTCCCACCGCCAGCAGCCTCGGGGAGCGCTTCATGCAGGCGCTCGAACAAGTCCAGGACAAGCTGCTGCATCTGGTCGCCAGCATCCCGCTGTTGCTGATCGCGCTGCTGATCGTGCTGTTCGCCAGCTGGCTGGGCGGCTTCGCCAGCCGGCACATGCGCATGGTGAAGCGCCTCAGCAGCAGCAATCCCTACATGGAAGGCCTGCTGCGCAGCACGGTTCGCACGTTGATCGTGCTGGCAGGCGTCGTGATTGCGCTCGACCTGCTCAATGCGACCTCGCTGGTCGGCGCGGTGCTGGGTTCGGCCGGCGTGATCGGCCTGGTGCTCGGCTTCGGCTTCAAGGACATCGCCGAGAACTACATCGCCGGCGTGCTGCTCAGCCTGCGCAAGCCGTTCTCGCCGGGCGACACCGTGCGCATCGACAGCTTCGAGGGAAAAGTGGTCGCACTCACCGCGCGCGCGACGATCCTGATGACCGCCGACGGCAACCACCTGCAGCTGCCGAACAGCGTGGTGTTCAAGTCGGTGCTGCTCAACTACAGCCGCAATCCCAAGCGCCGCTTCGATTTCGAGACCAGCGTCGACAATCGCGCCTCCTGGCATGACGCGATGGACGCCGGCATCGCCGCGATCGCGGCGATCGAGGGCGTACTGGCGGACCCGCCGCCCGGCGCGCTGATCCGGACGCTGTCCAACGATGGCGCGATCCTGCAGTTCAGCGGCTGGATCGACCAGCGCGGCAACGACCTGGCCCGGACCCGCAGCGAGGCGATGCGACAGGTACGCAACGCATTACGCAAGATCGGCATCGTCCCGCCGGAAAGCGTGCAGAAAGTCGTACTGCAACGCGGCGAGACCGACGAGCCGCACGCCCACGAAACCGCGCGGGCACGCGACACCTCGGTGGATCGCGCGCTGGATGCGCAGGTGGGCAATGCGCGGCGGTTGGAAGACGGCGGCGACCTGTTGCAGCCGCAGCCGCAGCCAGCCGCCCTGCCGCCCTGA
- a CDS encoding fumarate hydratase, translating to MTAIKQDDLVQSVADALQYISYYHPVDYIRSLAAAYEREQSPAAKDAMAQILINSRMCAEGHRPICQDTGIVTVFLDVGMDVRWEGFTGSLEDAVNEGVRRAYHHPDNKLRASVLADPAGRRINTRDNTPAVVNMKIVPGDKLDVIVAAKGGGSEAKSKFAMLNPSDSIVDWVLKTVPTMGAGWCPPGMLGIGIGGTAEKAMLLAKESLMEHIDIQELIERGPSNRVEDLRIELYEKVNALGIGAQGLGGLTTVLDVKIKDYPTHAANLPVAMIPNCAATRHAHFTLDGSGPVALEPPSLEDWPTLTYNPQNARRVDMGALTREDVATFQPGEVLLLNGKMLTGRDAAHKRIVDMLDKGEPLPVDLAGRFIYYVGPVDPVRDEVVGPAGPTTATRMDKFTEQVLAQTGLLGMIGKAERGPVALEAIKKHQSVYLMAVGGSAYLVSKAIKAARVVGFADLGMEAIYEFEVKDMPVTVAVDARGTSVHVTGPKEWQARISAGSIGNIPVVLA from the coding sequence GTGACAGCCATCAAGCAGGACGACCTCGTCCAGTCCGTCGCCGACGCCCTCCAGTACATCAGTTACTACCACCCGGTCGATTACATCAGGAGCCTCGCCGCCGCATACGAGCGCGAGCAGTCCCCGGCCGCGAAGGACGCGATGGCGCAGATCCTGATCAATTCGCGGATGTGCGCTGAAGGGCATCGCCCGATCTGCCAGGACACCGGCATCGTCACCGTGTTCCTCGATGTCGGCATGGACGTGCGCTGGGAAGGCTTCACCGGTTCGCTGGAAGATGCGGTCAACGAGGGCGTCCGCCGCGCCTACCACCATCCGGACAACAAGCTGCGCGCCAGCGTGCTCGCCGATCCGGCCGGCAGGCGCATCAACACCAGGGACAACACGCCCGCCGTGGTCAACATGAAGATCGTGCCGGGCGACAAGCTCGACGTGATCGTCGCGGCCAAGGGCGGCGGCTCCGAGGCCAAGTCCAAGTTCGCGATGCTCAACCCGTCCGACTCGATCGTCGACTGGGTGCTCAAGACCGTGCCGACGATGGGCGCGGGCTGGTGCCCGCCGGGCATGCTCGGCATCGGCATCGGCGGTACCGCGGAGAAGGCGATGCTGCTGGCCAAGGAATCGTTGATGGAGCACATCGACATCCAGGAGCTCATCGAACGCGGCCCGTCCAACCGGGTCGAGGACCTGCGCATCGAGCTGTACGAAAAGGTCAACGCGCTCGGCATCGGTGCGCAGGGACTGGGCGGCCTGACCACCGTCCTCGACGTCAAGATCAAGGATTACCCGACCCATGCCGCCAACCTGCCGGTGGCGATGATCCCGAACTGCGCGGCCACCCGGCATGCGCATTTCACCCTCGACGGCAGCGGCCCGGTCGCGCTGGAACCGCCGTCGCTGGAGGACTGGCCCACGCTGACCTACAACCCGCAAAACGCGCGTCGCGTGGACATGGGCGCACTCACCCGCGAAGACGTGGCGACCTTCCAGCCCGGCGAAGTGTTGCTGCTCAACGGCAAAATGCTCACCGGCCGGGATGCCGCGCACAAACGCATCGTCGACATGCTCGACAAGGGCGAGCCACTGCCGGTCGACCTCGCCGGGCGCTTCATCTACTACGTCGGCCCGGTCGATCCTGTGCGCGATGAAGTGGTCGGCCCGGCCGGCCCGACCACTGCCACCCGCATGGACAAGTTCACCGAGCAGGTACTGGCGCAGACCGGCTTGCTGGGCATGATCGGCAAGGCCGAGCGCGGCCCGGTCGCGCTGGAGGCCATCAAGAAGCACCAGTCCGTGTACCTGATGGCGGTCGGCGGCTCGGCCTACCTGGTGTCGAAGGCGATCAAGGCGGCGCGGGTGGTCGGATTCGCCGACCTCGGCATGGAGGCGATCTACGAATTCGAGGTCAAGGACATGCCGGTGACCGTGGCCGTGGATGCACGCGGCACGTCGGTGCATGTGACCGGTCCGAAGGAGTGGCAGGCGCGGATTTCCGCGGGCAGCATCGGCAACATCCCGGTTGTGCTGGCGTGA
- a CDS encoding TerB family tellurite resistance protein, translated as MSGNDEASKRFEGIRGILNDLRLMLGDMLAMGRPTEDQQMVIEVFFGTMGYLAKADRLVTSHESDLANRFMDELDLSMAARRIASEAFERGMHRNINLQGELLRFTDAHPAGSEDSKRLYDVLVRLAASDSKLDQREYDVMAQITKALGLPPETLYARLPPPVPR; from the coding sequence ATGAGTGGCAACGACGAGGCATCCAAGCGTTTCGAGGGCATCCGCGGCATCCTCAACGATCTGCGCCTGATGCTGGGCGACATGCTGGCGATGGGCCGGCCCACCGAAGACCAGCAGATGGTCATCGAGGTGTTCTTCGGCACGATGGGCTACCTGGCGAAGGCCGACAGGCTTGTCACCAGCCACGAGTCCGACCTCGCCAACCGCTTCATGGACGAGCTGGACCTGTCGATGGCGGCGCGCCGGATCGCCTCGGAGGCATTCGAGCGCGGCATGCACCGCAACATCAACCTGCAAGGCGAGCTGCTGCGCTTCACCGATGCGCACCCGGCCGGCTCCGAGGATTCCAAGCGCCTGTACGACGTGCTGGTGCGGCTGGCGGCCTCCGACTCCAAGCTCGACCAGCGCGAATACGACGTCATGGCGCAGATCACCAAGGCCCTCGGCCTGCCGCCGGAAACCCTGTACGCACGGCTTCCGCCGCCCGTGCCGCGCTGA
- a CDS encoding ABC transporter ATP-binding protein, producing MPPPLPAAQLNLRQRFAAMRNIKPFLREIWATSKPLTLASIGLRLVRAFLPIATLYVGKLIIDEAIRLIGLDVGNALGEAWRSGALDHLLALLALEFGLAIASDLLGRLTSYVDTLLSERFTNATSVRLMEHAATLDLEDFEDADLQDKLDRARRQTMGRMGLMGQLFGQAQDAITVVSFAIGLLAYAPWLMVLLAVALIPAFVGESHFNALNYSLNFQWTPERRQLEYLRQVGASVETAKEVKIFNLNRFFIERFRTLSQKFYEANAKLAGKRAFWGVLLAALGTLGYYVAYAYIAWRTVRGDFSIGDLTFLAGSFRRLRQLLESLLIGFSQVAGQALYLDDLYSFFEIEPEIRSIPDALAVPDQIRSGFVFDNVGFRYEGADRWALRGLSFELHAGEVLALVGENGAGKTTLVKLLARLYDPDEGRILLDGRDLKDYDLDDLRANTGVIFQDFVRYHLTAAENIGVGLIEAMGDRARVELAARKGMADEVVAALPKGYDQIIGRRFKEGVDLSGGQWQKIAIARAYMRDAQVMILDEPTAALDARSEFEVFERFKELSDGKTAVLISHRFSSVRMADRILVLADGKVESSGTHEQLMAQGGRYAELFELQAAGYR from the coding sequence ATGCCACCACCCCTCCCCGCCGCTCAGCTCAACCTGCGCCAGCGCTTCGCCGCGATGCGCAACATCAAGCCGTTCCTGCGCGAGATCTGGGCGACCAGCAAACCATTGACCCTGGCGTCGATCGGCCTGCGGCTGGTCCGCGCGTTCCTGCCGATCGCCACGCTCTACGTCGGCAAGCTGATCATCGACGAGGCGATCCGCCTGATCGGGCTGGATGTGGGCAATGCACTGGGCGAGGCCTGGCGCTCCGGCGCACTCGACCACCTGCTTGCGCTGCTGGCGCTTGAATTCGGCCTGGCGATCGCGTCCGACCTGCTCGGCAGGCTGACCAGCTACGTCGACACCCTGCTCTCCGAACGCTTCACCAACGCGACCAGCGTGCGCCTGATGGAACACGCGGCCACGTTGGACCTGGAAGACTTCGAGGACGCCGACCTGCAGGACAAGCTGGATCGCGCGCGCCGGCAGACCATGGGACGGATGGGCCTGATGGGCCAGCTGTTCGGTCAGGCCCAGGATGCGATCACCGTGGTCAGTTTCGCGATCGGCCTGCTCGCCTATGCACCGTGGCTGATGGTGCTGCTGGCGGTGGCGCTGATCCCGGCCTTCGTCGGCGAATCGCATTTCAATGCGCTGAACTACTCGCTCAATTTCCAATGGACGCCGGAACGCCGCCAGCTGGAGTACCTGCGCCAGGTCGGTGCCAGCGTGGAGACCGCGAAAGAGGTCAAGATCTTCAACCTCAACCGCTTCTTCATCGAGCGCTTCCGCACCCTGTCGCAGAAGTTCTACGAAGCGAATGCGAAGCTGGCCGGCAAGCGCGCGTTCTGGGGCGTGCTGCTGGCCGCACTGGGCACGCTGGGCTATTACGTGGCGTATGCCTACATCGCCTGGCGCACGGTGCGCGGCGATTTCAGCATCGGCGACCTGACCTTCCTCGCCGGCAGTTTCCGCCGCCTGCGCCAGTTGCTGGAAAGCCTGCTGATCGGGTTCTCGCAAGTGGCGGGGCAGGCGCTGTACCTGGACGACCTGTATTCGTTCTTCGAGATCGAGCCCGAGATCCGCAGCATTCCCGATGCGCTCGCAGTGCCGGATCAGATCCGCAGCGGCTTCGTGTTCGACAACGTCGGCTTCCGCTACGAGGGTGCGGACCGATGGGCGCTGCGCGGCTTGAGCTTCGAGCTGCATGCCGGCGAAGTGCTGGCGCTGGTGGGCGAGAACGGTGCCGGCAAGACCACCCTGGTGAAGCTGCTGGCGCGGCTGTACGACCCGGATGAGGGCCGCATCCTGCTGGATGGCCGCGATCTCAAGGACTACGACCTCGACGACCTGCGCGCCAACACCGGGGTGATCTTCCAGGACTTCGTGCGCTACCACCTGACCGCGGCCGAGAACATCGGCGTGGGCCTGATCGAGGCGATGGGCGACCGCGCACGGGTCGAACTCGCTGCGCGCAAGGGCATGGCCGACGAGGTCGTGGCCGCCTTGCCGAAGGGTTACGACCAGATCATCGGCCGCCGCTTCAAGGAAGGCGTGGACCTGTCCGGCGGCCAGTGGCAGAAGATCGCCATCGCCCGCGCCTACATGCGCGATGCGCAGGTGATGATCCTGGACGAACCGACCGCCGCGCTCGACGCGCGTAGCGAGTTCGAAGTGTTCGAGCGCTTCAAGGAATTGTCCGACGGCAAGACCGCGGTGCTGATCAGCCACCGCTTCAGCAGCGTGCGCATGGCCGACCGCATCCTGGTGCTGGCCGACGGCAAGGTCGAGTCCAGCGGCACTCACGAGCAGTTGATGGCCCAGGGCGGACGCTATGCCGAACTGTTCGAACTGCAAGCCGCCGGCTATCGCTGA
- a CDS encoding PQQ-dependent sugar dehydrogenase has protein sequence MHRLRILACCIAMSLTLNACAQSSTPAQPVASAEPARTTPSQAGTLQLRPIASGLDHPWAVAVLPGGDFLVTERPGRLRRIAANGTVSAPITGVPAVFAQGQGGLLDVVLDPDFAANKRIWLSFAEPGEGDTAGTAVATATLGDAALSDVHVIYRQLPKLEGGNHFGSRIAFDGKGHVFISQGERNERAMAQDLEVLQGKLVRLNIDGTQPSDNPFASGVGVRRAIWSYGHRNMQGMAVDPRTGTVWQSEHGPRGGDELNLPQAGRNYGWPVITHGINYSGLKIPEAEGKAKAGMEPPHHFWEKSPALSGMAFFVDRPGHPWNNSLLLGALADRNLIRLTLDGDKIVSEERLLGDLGKRIRDVRVGADSKVYVLTDEDDGQLLELVPPTAAP, from the coding sequence ATGCACCGACTCCGCATCCTCGCCTGCTGCATCGCGATGTCGCTGACCCTCAACGCCTGCGCGCAGTCGAGCACGCCCGCACAGCCGGTGGCTTCGGCCGAACCGGCACGCACGACACCGAGCCAGGCCGGCACCCTGCAGCTGCGGCCGATTGCCTCCGGGCTGGATCACCCTTGGGCGGTCGCGGTGCTGCCGGGCGGCGACTTCCTGGTCACCGAACGCCCCGGGCGATTGCGCCGGATCGCCGCCAACGGCACGGTCTCGGCACCGATCACGGGAGTGCCGGCGGTCTTCGCGCAGGGTCAGGGCGGATTGCTCGACGTCGTCCTCGATCCTGACTTCGCAGCCAACAAGCGCATCTGGCTGAGCTTTGCCGAACCCGGCGAGGGCGATACCGCCGGCACCGCGGTCGCCACCGCAACGCTCGGCGATGCGGCCCTGAGCGACGTGCACGTGATCTACCGGCAATTGCCCAAGCTGGAAGGCGGCAACCACTTCGGCTCGCGCATCGCCTTCGATGGCAAGGGCCACGTCTTCATCAGCCAGGGCGAACGCAACGAGCGCGCGATGGCGCAGGACCTGGAAGTGCTGCAGGGCAAGCTGGTGCGGCTCAACATCGACGGCACCCAGCCTTCGGACAATCCGTTCGCCAGCGGCGTCGGCGTGCGCAGGGCGATCTGGAGCTACGGCCATCGCAACATGCAGGGCATGGCCGTGGACCCGCGCACCGGCACCGTGTGGCAGAGCGAGCACGGTCCGCGCGGCGGTGACGAGCTCAACCTGCCGCAGGCCGGCAGGAACTACGGTTGGCCGGTGATCACCCACGGCATCAACTATTCCGGCCTGAAGATCCCGGAAGCCGAGGGCAAGGCGAAAGCCGGCATGGAACCGCCGCATCACTTCTGGGAAAAGTCGCCGGCGCTGTCGGGCATGGCGTTCTTCGTCGACCGCCCGGGACATCCCTGGAACAACAGTCTGCTGCTGGGCGCGCTGGCGGACCGCAACCTGATCCGGCTCACGCTCGATGGCGACAAGATCGTGAGCGAAGAGCGCCTGCTCGGCGACCTGGGCAAAAGGATTCGCGATGTGCGGGTGGGTGCCGACAGCAAGGTCTACGTGCTGACCGACGAGGACGACGGCCAGTTGCTGGAGCTGGTGCCGCCGACCGCCGCGCCCTGA
- a CDS encoding ferredoxin--NADP reductase → MASPFGTETVLDVRHWTDAYFSFTTTRDDGFRFDNGQFVMIGLEVEQADGSRKPLMRAYSIASANWEEQLEFFSIKVQDGPLTSRLQHIQPGDSILIGRKPTGTLLISDLHAGRNLYLLGTGTGLAPWLSVIKDPDTWERFERVVLCHGVRGAEDLAYRDYIERELPQHELLGDVIRDRLLYYPAVSREAFAYNGRDHQGRITDHLDQGRIADALGIEDLDSARDRAMICGSPQMLADFRGILDRRGFAASPRIGTAGEYVFERAFVEK, encoded by the coding sequence ATGGCCTCCCCGTTCGGCACCGAGACGGTGCTCGACGTCCGTCACTGGACGGACGCGTACTTCAGCTTCACCACCACCCGCGATGACGGCTTCCGTTTCGACAACGGGCAGTTCGTCATGATCGGGCTGGAGGTCGAACAGGCCGATGGCAGCCGCAAGCCGCTGATGCGCGCGTATTCGATCGCCAGCGCGAACTGGGAAGAGCAACTGGAGTTCTTCAGCATCAAGGTGCAGGACGGCCCGCTGACCTCGCGCCTGCAGCACATCCAGCCGGGCGACTCGATCCTGATCGGGCGCAAGCCCACCGGCACCCTGCTGATCTCCGACCTGCACGCCGGCCGCAACCTTTACCTGCTCGGCACCGGCACCGGACTCGCGCCGTGGTTGTCGGTGATCAAGGATCCGGACACCTGGGAGCGCTTCGAGCGCGTGGTGCTGTGCCACGGCGTGCGCGGGGCCGAGGACCTGGCCTACCGCGACTACATCGAGCGTGAACTGCCGCAGCACGAATTGCTGGGCGACGTGATCCGCGACCGCCTGCTCTACTACCCGGCGGTCTCGCGCGAAGCGTTCGCATACAACGGTCGCGATCACCAAGGCCGCATCACCGATCATCTCGACCAGGGTCGCATCGCCGACGCATTGGGCATCGAAGACCTCGACTCTGCGCGCGATCGCGCGATGATCTGCGGCAGCCCGCAGATGCTGGCGGATTTCCGCGGCATCCTCGACCGCCGCGGCTTCGCCGCCTCGCCGCGGATCGGCACCGCCGGCGAGTACGTATTCGAGCGCGCGTTCGTCGAGAAGTGA
- a CDS encoding glutathione peroxidase produces MSTTAYDFDATALDGSPQPLSDWRGKVLLIVNVASKCGFTPQYAGLEKLWRDYGDKGLVVLGFPSDQFGHQEPGNAEEIRNFCSLTYDVSFPMFAKIDVNGSHAHPLWIWLKDEKGGLLGFDGIKWNFTKFLVGRDGKVIKRYAPTDKPESIARDIEKALG; encoded by the coding sequence ATGTCCACCACTGCCTACGATTTCGACGCCACCGCCCTGGATGGCAGCCCGCAACCGCTCTCCGACTGGCGCGGCAAGGTTCTGTTGATCGTCAACGTGGCCAGCAAATGCGGCTTCACCCCGCAATACGCCGGGCTGGAGAAGCTGTGGCGCGATTACGGCGACAAGGGCCTGGTGGTGTTGGGTTTCCCCAGCGACCAGTTCGGCCACCAGGAGCCGGGCAATGCCGAGGAAATCCGCAACTTCTGCTCGCTGACTTACGACGTCAGCTTCCCGATGTTCGCCAAGATCGACGTCAACGGCAGCCACGCGCATCCCCTGTGGATCTGGCTGAAGGACGAGAAGGGCGGCCTGCTCGGCTTCGACGGCATCAAGTGGAACTTCACCAAGTTCCTGGTCGGCCGCGATGGCAAGGTGATCAAGCGTTATGCGCCGACCGACAAGCCCGAGTCGATCGCGCGCGACATCGAGAAGGCGCTGGGATGA